In Juglans microcarpa x Juglans regia isolate MS1-56 chromosome 4S, Jm3101_v1.0, whole genome shotgun sequence, a single window of DNA contains:
- the LOC121263449 gene encoding E3 ubiquitin protein ligase DRIP2-like isoform X3, with the protein MASQMVKVKRKMLKACMTCPLCNKLLKEATTISLCLHTFCRKCIYEKFSDEEVDHCPVCNIDLGFLPAEKLRPDHNLQDLRAKIFPLKRRKVEGPEVTATSFLPVKRKERSLSSLVVGTPKGPMQIGLTGRRTKAARKATAIRGCSFTVEDSVKKEDSAEDHHLLSSSSHDSKSKTTRIKRQLLQDYSVAEPSNEQRPNEDTQNYVEINEGKVDLWTPLNCLVEAANRTKSSKLNLQGPSLAKSKQPNAHDSEVYMPETKARAESPRAPDCEVFLHKSKRKEHGHNMKVHDETNGKKFLPGPLKRRRLRAAGRKSTAASGLLHCSAQAMLDVAGSKRNRRNSPVWFSLVASEDRKADVSLPQISACYLRIKDGKMPVSFIQKYLVKKLDLTSEAEPSRPRCDHRIFHLEEVEDKIWGPAI; encoded by the exons ATGGCAAGTCAAATGGTGAAAGTGAAGAGGAAGATGCTGAAAGCATGCATGACGTGCCCTCTTTGTAATAAGCTCTTGAAGGAAGCTACGACGATATCTTTGTGCCTTCACACGT TTTGCAGGAAGTGCATATATGAGAAGTTCTCAGATGAGGAGGTGGATCACTGTCCTGTATGCAACATCGATCTGGGCTTTCTTCCAGCGGAGAAACTCAG GCCCGACCACAATTTGCAAGATTTAAGGGCCAAAATTTTCCCTCTGAAGAGAAGGAAAGTTGAGGGCCCTGAAGTCACAGCTACAAGCTTTCTGCCAGTTAAAAGGAAGGAGAGATCATTGTCTTCGTTGGTGGTCGGCACTCCCAAAGGGCCTATGCAAATTGGCTTGACTGGAAGGAGAACAAAAGCTGCAAGAAAAGCCACTGCTATTCGAGGATGTAGTTTTACTGTTGAGGATTCTGTCAAGAAAGAGGATTCTGCAGAGGATCATCATCTGTTGAGCTCCAGCTCACATGATTCTAAAAGTAAAACTACTCGAATTAAAAGGCAG TTGTTGCAGGATTATTCAGTTGCTGAGCCTTCTAATGAGCAAAGGCCTAATGAAGACACACAGAATTATGTGGAGATAAATGAAGGTAAAGTTGATCTTTGGACACCATTGAACTGTCTTGTTGAAGCTGCCAATAGAACCAAGTCCTCTAAGTTGAATTTACAAGGGCCGTCCCTTGCCAAATCAAAGCAACCCAATGCACATGATAGTGAAGTATATATGCCTGAAACCAAAGCCAGAGCAGAGTCACCCAGGGCTCCTGACTGTGAAGTATTTCTGCataaaagcaaaagaaaggAGCATGGACACAATATGAAAGTCCATGATGAAACTAATGGTAAAAAATTCCTTCCAGGACCTTTGAAGCGTAGAAGGTTGCGTGCAGCAGGTCGTAAAAGCACAGCAGCATCTGGACTGCTGCACTGCTCAGCACAAGCCATGCTTGATGTTGCAGGTTCTAAGCGCAACAGAAGAAATAGTCCAGTTTGGTTCTCATTAGTTGCTTCAGAGGACCG GAAAGCAGATGTTTCCCTGCCCCAGATTTCTGCCTGTTACTTAAGGATAAA GGATGGTAAAATGCCCGTTTCATTTATTCAAAAGTACCTTGTGAAGAAACTCGATCTTACAAGTGAAGCTGAG CCCTCCAGACCAAGATGTGACCATAGAATCTTCCATTTGGAAGAAGTTGAGGACAAGATTTGGGGCCCAGCCATATAG
- the LOC121263449 gene encoding E3 ubiquitin protein ligase DRIP2-like isoform X2, translated as MASQMVKVKRKMLKACMTCPLCNKLLKEATTISLCLHTFCRKCIYEKFSDEEVDHCPVCNIDLGFLPAEKLRPDHNLQDLRAKIFPLKRRKVEGPEVTATSFLPVKRKERSLSSLVVGTPKGPMQIGLTGRRTKAARKATAIRGCSFTVEDSVKKEDSAEDHHLLSSSSHDSKSKTTRIKRQDYSVAEPSNEQRPNEDTQNYVEINEGKVDLWTPLNCLVEAANRTKSSKLNLQGPSLAKSKQPNAHDSEVYMPETKARAESPRAPDCEVFLHKSKRKEHGHNMKVHDETNGKKFLPGPLKRRRLRAAGRKSTAASGLLHCSAQAMLDVAGSKRNRRNSPVWFSLVASEDRKADVSLPQISACYLRIKDGKMPVSFIQKYLVKKLDLTSEAEVEIMCRGQPVIPSLQLHNVVDLWFRTASTSKKVAASVGSSGNDFVMVLSYCRKVQTP; from the exons ATGGCAAGTCAAATGGTGAAAGTGAAGAGGAAGATGCTGAAAGCATGCATGACGTGCCCTCTTTGTAATAAGCTCTTGAAGGAAGCTACGACGATATCTTTGTGCCTTCACACGT TTTGCAGGAAGTGCATATATGAGAAGTTCTCAGATGAGGAGGTGGATCACTGTCCTGTATGCAACATCGATCTGGGCTTTCTTCCAGCGGAGAAACTCAG GCCCGACCACAATTTGCAAGATTTAAGGGCCAAAATTTTCCCTCTGAAGAGAAGGAAAGTTGAGGGCCCTGAAGTCACAGCTACAAGCTTTCTGCCAGTTAAAAGGAAGGAGAGATCATTGTCTTCGTTGGTGGTCGGCACTCCCAAAGGGCCTATGCAAATTGGCTTGACTGGAAGGAGAACAAAAGCTGCAAGAAAAGCCACTGCTATTCGAGGATGTAGTTTTACTGTTGAGGATTCTGTCAAGAAAGAGGATTCTGCAGAGGATCATCATCTGTTGAGCTCCAGCTCACATGATTCTAAAAGTAAAACTACTCGAATTAAAAGGCAG GATTATTCAGTTGCTGAGCCTTCTAATGAGCAAAGGCCTAATGAAGACACACAGAATTATGTGGAGATAAATGAAGGTAAAGTTGATCTTTGGACACCATTGAACTGTCTTGTTGAAGCTGCCAATAGAACCAAGTCCTCTAAGTTGAATTTACAAGGGCCGTCCCTTGCCAAATCAAAGCAACCCAATGCACATGATAGTGAAGTATATATGCCTGAAACCAAAGCCAGAGCAGAGTCACCCAGGGCTCCTGACTGTGAAGTATTTCTGCataaaagcaaaagaaaggAGCATGGACACAATATGAAAGTCCATGATGAAACTAATGGTAAAAAATTCCTTCCAGGACCTTTGAAGCGTAGAAGGTTGCGTGCAGCAGGTCGTAAAAGCACAGCAGCATCTGGACTGCTGCACTGCTCAGCACAAGCCATGCTTGATGTTGCAGGTTCTAAGCGCAACAGAAGAAATAGTCCAGTTTGGTTCTCATTAGTTGCTTCAGAGGACCG GAAAGCAGATGTTTCCCTGCCCCAGATTTCTGCCTGTTACTTAAGGATAAA GGATGGTAAAATGCCCGTTTCATTTATTCAAAAGTACCTTGTGAAGAAACTCGATCTTACAAGTGAAGCTGAG gTGGAGATCATGTGCCGAGGTCAGCCAGTGATTCCATCATTGCAACTACATAACGTAGTAGATCTTTGGTTTCGGACAGCATCGACATCGAAAAAAGTAGCAGCATCTGTTGGCTCCTCTGGTAATGACTTTGTGATGGTCCTGTCATATTGTCGGAAAGTCCAAACCCCTTGA
- the LOC121263449 gene encoding E3 ubiquitin protein ligase DRIP2-like isoform X1, protein MASQMVKVKRKMLKACMTCPLCNKLLKEATTISLCLHTFCRKCIYEKFSDEEVDHCPVCNIDLGFLPAEKLRPDHNLQDLRAKIFPLKRRKVEGPEVTATSFLPVKRKERSLSSLVVGTPKGPMQIGLTGRRTKAARKATAIRGCSFTVEDSVKKEDSAEDHHLLSSSSHDSKSKTTRIKRQLLQDYSVAEPSNEQRPNEDTQNYVEINEGKVDLWTPLNCLVEAANRTKSSKLNLQGPSLAKSKQPNAHDSEVYMPETKARAESPRAPDCEVFLHKSKRKEHGHNMKVHDETNGKKFLPGPLKRRRLRAAGRKSTAASGLLHCSAQAMLDVAGSKRNRRNSPVWFSLVASEDRKADVSLPQISACYLRIKDGKMPVSFIQKYLVKKLDLTSEAEVEIMCRGQPVIPSLQLHNVVDLWFRTASTSKKVAASVGSSGNDFVMVLSYCRKVQTP, encoded by the exons ATGGCAAGTCAAATGGTGAAAGTGAAGAGGAAGATGCTGAAAGCATGCATGACGTGCCCTCTTTGTAATAAGCTCTTGAAGGAAGCTACGACGATATCTTTGTGCCTTCACACGT TTTGCAGGAAGTGCATATATGAGAAGTTCTCAGATGAGGAGGTGGATCACTGTCCTGTATGCAACATCGATCTGGGCTTTCTTCCAGCGGAGAAACTCAG GCCCGACCACAATTTGCAAGATTTAAGGGCCAAAATTTTCCCTCTGAAGAGAAGGAAAGTTGAGGGCCCTGAAGTCACAGCTACAAGCTTTCTGCCAGTTAAAAGGAAGGAGAGATCATTGTCTTCGTTGGTGGTCGGCACTCCCAAAGGGCCTATGCAAATTGGCTTGACTGGAAGGAGAACAAAAGCTGCAAGAAAAGCCACTGCTATTCGAGGATGTAGTTTTACTGTTGAGGATTCTGTCAAGAAAGAGGATTCTGCAGAGGATCATCATCTGTTGAGCTCCAGCTCACATGATTCTAAAAGTAAAACTACTCGAATTAAAAGGCAG TTGTTGCAGGATTATTCAGTTGCTGAGCCTTCTAATGAGCAAAGGCCTAATGAAGACACACAGAATTATGTGGAGATAAATGAAGGTAAAGTTGATCTTTGGACACCATTGAACTGTCTTGTTGAAGCTGCCAATAGAACCAAGTCCTCTAAGTTGAATTTACAAGGGCCGTCCCTTGCCAAATCAAAGCAACCCAATGCACATGATAGTGAAGTATATATGCCTGAAACCAAAGCCAGAGCAGAGTCACCCAGGGCTCCTGACTGTGAAGTATTTCTGCataaaagcaaaagaaaggAGCATGGACACAATATGAAAGTCCATGATGAAACTAATGGTAAAAAATTCCTTCCAGGACCTTTGAAGCGTAGAAGGTTGCGTGCAGCAGGTCGTAAAAGCACAGCAGCATCTGGACTGCTGCACTGCTCAGCACAAGCCATGCTTGATGTTGCAGGTTCTAAGCGCAACAGAAGAAATAGTCCAGTTTGGTTCTCATTAGTTGCTTCAGAGGACCG GAAAGCAGATGTTTCCCTGCCCCAGATTTCTGCCTGTTACTTAAGGATAAA GGATGGTAAAATGCCCGTTTCATTTATTCAAAAGTACCTTGTGAAGAAACTCGATCTTACAAGTGAAGCTGAG gTGGAGATCATGTGCCGAGGTCAGCCAGTGATTCCATCATTGCAACTACATAACGTAGTAGATCTTTGGTTTCGGACAGCATCGACATCGAAAAAAGTAGCAGCATCTGTTGGCTCCTCTGGTAATGACTTTGTGATGGTCCTGTCATATTGTCGGAAAGTCCAAACCCCTTGA
- the LOC121263546 gene encoding uncharacterized protein LOC121263546, with translation MPKKMSFFCWRARQKAVPVDEVIQQLGIPLASKCCCCGVPNIETLDYALCEGKWPKKVWRYFSALWDSIARFLDLRWDDEFLVGTCGNFISGWLGSCASRMEGVSYDWRAVMRVVKVNLRDISNRLWHFKKMGANDLLVLQKLNCPIIPVRDKLPRLIAWKPPDERLFKLNVDGRSSGNLGRSGCGGIIHDYQGNVVAGFAHIYGHATNTIAECRAPFVSLAWFEKFINRIRFKCCDGLVSFRDMYILVSLKFLGGKRVCSFA, from the exons ATGcctaaaaaaatgtcatttttctgTTGGAGGGCTAGACAAAAAGCAGTTCCAGTTGATGAAGTTATTCAGCAGCTGGGCATCCCGTTGGCGTCAAAATGTTGTTGTTGTGGTGTGCCAAATATTGAGACTTTAGACTATGCTCTTTGTGAGGGGAAGTGGCCGAAAAAAGTATGGAGGTATTTTTCTGCTCTGTGGGATTCGATTGCCAGGTTTCTTGACTTGCGATGGGATGATGAATTTTTGGTGGGGACGTGCGGCAACTTCATCTCAGGCTGGCTGGGTTC ATGTGCATCTCGGATGGAGGGTGTTAGCTATGATTGGAGGGCCGTTATGCGAGTTGTGAAAGTGAATTTAAGGGACATATCAAATAGGTTGTGGCACTTCAAAAAGATGGGAGCTAATGATTTGTTAGTTTTGCAGAAACTAAATTGTCCGATCATTCCTGTTCGTGATAAATTACCAAGATTGATTGCATGGAAGCCGCCGGATGAGAGGTTGTTTAAACTTAATGTAGATGGCAGGTCTAGTGGTAATCTAGGTAGGTCTGGTTGTGGAGGCATAATTCATGACTATCAAGGTAACGTGGTAGCAGGTTTTGCTCACATTTATGGGCATGCGACGAATACTATTGCCGAGTGTCGTGCTCCATTTGTGTCACTCGCTtggtttgagaaatttattaatagaatcAGATTCAAGTGTTGTGATGGGTTGGTTAGCTTCCGAGATATGTATATATTGgtttctttgaaatttttagGAGGTAAAAGAGTTTGTTCATTTGCTTAA